The Gloeobacter violaceus PCC 7421 DNA window CTTGCCGGTGCCGGTGCCCGCCTCCGCCACCACCGCGATGCGTTCGGCGAAGCCCCGCTCGACGGCGCGGGCCATATCCAGCTGGGGCTGGCGCACCTCGTAGCCCGGCAGCACCCGGGCCACGTCCTCGAAGGCATCGCTGAGGCTAATCATTTGTCTAGTGTAGGGGCTCATCTGTCTACCTTGCGACCCACCGACATTGGCATTTAGCTGTACGGTAGCGGGTGATGGCCAGGGCGATACCGGTACTGGCGCATTCAGTCTTCCGCCAATCGCGCACTGTGGCTCGAGTGGCCGCTCGTCGGGGGTGGGAGCTGTCAGCTTGATGAGCATCTTGGCTAAAGTAGCTAGCAACACTTCTGGCGGAAGCTCCAATGCCCGACGTTACCCTGTCGCTCCCGGATGAAATTTTACTGGCGCTCAAACTCACCCCGAATCAACTTGGCGATGAAATGCGCTTTGCGGCGGCTGTCAAACTTTATGAACTGGAACGGCTTTCTTCCGGTGCCGCTGCGAACCTCGCCGGAGTACCGCGTACTGTATTTCTGAGCAAACTGGCCGACTATGGTGTCAGTTCCTTTCGCCTCGGCAAAGAGGAATTGAGCGAGGATATGCGTAGTGCCTGAGGTGATTGCTGACACCTCACCGCTTCAATACCTTTACCAAGCTGAGATATTGGATCTGCTCAGGCTCCTGTACGGGTATATCGTTCTTCCCCAAGCGGTAGCTGACGAACTGGCAGCAGGCCGGACCCGGAGGGTCACGCTTCCTGATCCCGCTTCGATCCTGTGGATGAGTGTTCGGCGAGTTTTGCCCACTAAATTGCTTCAAATGACAAGCGATCTGGGTGCGGGTGAAAGGGAAGTGCTGGCTTTGGCGGTGGAGATGCCGGGCTCGTTGGTATTGCTCGACGATGGCCTGGCAAGACGGTATGCTCGTCTGCTCAATCTTCAGTTGGCCGGAACGCTAGGAGTCCTGCTTAAGGCTAAGCAAGAGAAACACATCAATGCAGTCAAACCAGCCGTCGACCGTCTCGAAGCGCTTGGGTTCCGGCTTGCTCCGTCCACCCGTGCCGCTGTGCTTGAACTTGCCGAAGAGGTGTGACTGTTCTCGGCGCTGATTAACCGGGCTCATCTCTGAGCATCCGAAGATAATGCTCGGTGAAGGCGGACAGAGCACTTAAGCGGTCAGGATAGCGTCTGCCGACTTCGGCCAGAAACGCTTCGCGCTCGCGCTGCTCGTCGGGGTTGTTGGCCACTACCGCAAGGGAACGAAAACTCGGGTAATAGCGCACCGGCGTGAGCAAGCCGCCGTCGTCCAGCAGCCAGCGCGAAAAAACTTCGCGGGCGTTGGGAAAGAACTGGGCGCTCGCGTTGCGCGCCAAACTGGCCGGGGTGTACCCGAACACACGGGCAAAGGAAGGAATCGCACTCGCTTCGATGCGGCCAATCAGCCGGGTGCGGAGGTTCTGGAAGATCTTGGAACTATTGGGGGCTTTTTCGATCGTGTCGGGATCTTGGGCGCTGATGATCACCCGCACACCGGCCTTGGCGCCGTTGGCGCACAGCCTGCCCACCAGATTGGCGATCTCGGCGCATTCAAAAAGAATCGGTGCCTCATCGAGGATAAACAGCGACGCCGGGGTGGCAAGCGCCCGGCGCAGGGCGGCGGCGTAGTTGGCGAGGGCAAGCACGGTCATGTCCTCGGCGTTGCTCACATTGCGCAGGGCGAAGACCAACAGGGCCGCGTCGGCGCGGATCGTGGAAGGCGAACTCAGACGGGCGCCCACCCGCGAACCCATCCAGTAGGTCAGCCGCAGGCGGATGTGCTCGAAGGCGGGCCGCAGGCTGCTCTGGTCGGTATCGATGCCCAGGCGGCCCGCTTCAAGAAACGGCAGCAAATCCGGCAGCGAGGGGTAATCGCGCCAGGGGGTGGTGAAGGGGCCGGCGCGGGTGGCCGCTTCGTAGCGCCGCCGGATGGCGGGGTCTTTGAAAAATGCTCCTGCCGCCAGTTGCAACAGCGAACGCACCGTCTGGGACAGCAACGGATCTTGCACGTCTCTGCCCAGCACCATGACCAGCAGCGCCGAGACCAAAAATTCTTGAAACTCTTCGAGCCGCTCGGCGCGCACCCGTTCCTCCAGACCGGCCAGATCCGGCAATTCGAACAGGTTGAGGGCGTGGCGGCCGACATCAAAATACGCCCCTTCGACAAAGGCCGTCAGGTCAGAAAAAGTCGAACTACCGTCGGGCTTGGGAAAATCCATCGCCACCACCGGCACCCGGCGGGCGAGGGCGTGGCGCATCAGCACTTCCAAAAGCACGGACTTTCCTGAGCGGGTCGTCCCAAATAGCGCCAGGTTGCGGTGGCGCCGGTAAAGATCGAGCCACAGCGGGGTTTGGCCCTCTTCGCTCAATAGCTCGACGCCCTCTCGATCGATGCTCGCAAGGCGCACCAGCGGCAAAAATCCGGGTGCTTCTTCATCTAATAGTTCGAGGCGGCGGTCGAAGGGGGCGACCAGCAACCCCTCCCAGACAAAAGGCAAACTCTGAAAAAAGACTTTCCAGGCGTAGGAGACCTCGCGCACCACCCGGGCCGGGCGGTTGAAAAAGCCCGAGATAAACCGGCAGCCCTCGGCCAACAGCAACGGGTCAGACCGCCA harbors:
- a CDS encoding DUF3368 domain-containing protein encodes the protein MPEVIADTSPLQYLYQAEILDLLRLLYGYIVLPQAVADELAAGRTRRVTLPDPASILWMSVRRVLPTKLLQMTSDLGAGEREVLALAVEMPGSLVLLDDGLARRYARLLNLQLAGTLGVLLKAKQEKHINAVKPAVDRLEALGFRLAPSTRAAVLELAEEV
- a CDS encoding UPF0175 family protein, which gives rise to MPDVTLSLPDEILLALKLTPNQLGDEMRFAAAVKLYELERLSSGAAANLAGVPRTVFLSKLADYGVSSFRLGKEELSEDMRSA